The Sandaracinus amylolyticus genomic interval CGTTCGACGCGGCGGGCGCCCCGCGCTGGTCGCGCTCGGGCGGCGGTCCCGGCGTCGACGTCGTGAACCGCATCGTGTGGGCGCAGGGCGATCTCTACGTGGCCGGACAGTGGGAAGGCACCGCGACGAACCCCGCGACCACCGCGACCTCGTCGGGCCACGCCGATGCGTACGTCGTTCGATTCGCGTCGACGGGCAACGGAGGTCGCTTCGTGCGCTACTTCCAGGCCGAGGGCGACGAGTGGATCGGCGGCCTCGCGGTGCGCGGTGACCGCATGATCGTCGTCGGTCACTTCGACGGCACCTCGCAGCTCGGCATGCCCGCCGACGCGACGCCGTTCGTCTCGTTGAATCGAGACGGGCTCGTCTACCTCGGCGGCAGCTGACGATCTCCGCAAGCGTTCGCGACTCGGATACGATCGCGCTCGCCGCATGCCCATCGACGTCGTCTTCCTCGAGCCGTGCTTCCCCGCCAATCAGCGTGAATTCGTGCGCGCCCTGCATGCCGTCGGGGCGCGCGTCACGGGGATCGGAGAGAGGCCCAAAGAAGCGCTCGACGAATCGCTGCGACACTGGCTCTTCCACTACGAGCAGGTCGGCAACGTCACCGACGTCGCGCAGGTCGAGAAGGCCGTGCGATGGATCCAACAGAAGGTGCGTGTCGATCGGCTCGAGGCGGTCGTCGAAGCGCACGTGATGTGCGCGGCGCAGGTGCGCGAGGCGTGCGGCATCCCGGGCACGTCGGTGCGCACCACGTTCCTGTGCCGCGACAAGCCGTCGATGAAGGAGATCGCGCGCCAGCACGGCATCCCGACGGCGCAGTCGCTCGGCACGAACGATCCCGACGCGGTGCGCGCGTTCGCGGCGAAGGTCGGATATCCGCTGATCGTCAAGCCGCGCGACGGAGCGGGCGCGTCGGGGACGATGCGAGTCGACTCCGATGCAGAGCTCGAGAGTGCCATTCGCGAATATCGGCTCGGGCGCGGTGGCAGCGCGGCAGTCGAGGAATTCATCGAGGGGCACGAGGGCTTCTACGACACGATCACGATCGGTGGTCGCGTCGTGCACGAATTCGTCTGTCACTATTATCCGAACGTCCTCGAGGCGATGAGGACGCGCTGGATCAGCCCGCAGTTCGTCTGCACGAATCGCATCGACTCCGCGGCGGCGTACGAGGAGCTCCGAGCGCTCGGACGCAAGGTGATCAGCGCGCTCGACATCGAGACGTCGGCGACGCACATGGAGTGGTTCTTCGGCCCGAAGGGCCTGAAATTCAGCGAGATCGGCTGTCGCCCGC includes:
- a CDS encoding ATP-grasp domain-containing protein, encoding MPIDVVFLEPCFPANQREFVRALHAVGARVTGIGERPKEALDESLRHWLFHYEQVGNVTDVAQVEKAVRWIQQKVRVDRLEAVVEAHVMCAAQVREACGIPGTSVRTTFLCRDKPSMKEIARQHGIPTAQSLGTNDPDAVRAFAAKVGYPLIVKPRDGAGASGTMRVDSDAELESAIREYRLGRGGSAAVEEFIEGHEGFYDTITIGGRVVHEFVCHYYPNVLEAMRTRWISPQFVCTNRIDSAAAYEELRALGRKVISALDIETSATHMEWFFGPKGLKFSEIGCRPPGVRAWDLYAAANDFDIYREWAHAVVHGRPSQSLSRRFSAGIIALRPDRDGVISHYDGVEEIQRRYGEWVIDAHLPPPGTPTQPVEAGYMANAWVRMKHPDYDELRRMLDAVGQTVKVRAR